A window of the Mus pahari unplaced genomic scaffold, PAHARI_EIJ_v1.1 scaffold_12059_1, whole genome shotgun sequence genome harbors these coding sequences:
- the LOC110315238 gene encoding PRAME family member 12-like, which yields RPKLQVLDMRNVHHTFWKIWSDEKDSDCNADSLDEKQEVKVPRRYALRQRLKITIDLAISSQLNESNAYFLNWAKQRKGSVNFCCTKMKIWDAPDQVIRAIFEVFDPEHITELELYTDWTLLRLAHFAPYFGKMKNLKKFFLAPLHKNTSPIMNITRASEVKCIKKIISQFSKINCLQHFFMKRVRFLRDHLNQVLGCLRTPLETLSITHCLISQTDLNSISCCRNLFKLKHLEIRVVMLYAFDITPLRGLLGKVAGTLESLDFQWCTMKDYQLNVLLPALSQCSQLKQINFYSNDFSMAILKDLLQHTANWSKMNVEQYPAPLECYDELGQVSRERFVQLCHELMDTLRAIRQPRSISFSTNVCLNCGKTCVYGQGVRLCSCLQ from the exons GAGGCCAAAACTTCAGGTTCTTGACATGAGAAATGTGCACCATACCTTCTGGAAAATATGGAGCGATGAAAAGGACAGTGACTGTAATGCAGATAGCTTGGATGAAAAGCAAGAAGTGAAGGTCCCCCGCAGATATGCACTGAGGCAGCGCCTGAAGATCACAATTGACCTGGCAATCAGTTCCCAGCTCAATGAATCAAACGCATATTTCCTGAATTGGGCCAAGCAGAGAAAGGGGTCCGTAAATTTCTGCTGTACAAAGATGAAGATCTGGGATGCACCAGACCAAGTTATCAGAGCAATCTTCGAAGTTTTTGATCCAGAGCACATCACAGAATTAGAACTGTATACCGACTGGACTCTGTTAAGGCTGGCACATTTTGCTCCCTACTTTGGGAAGatgaaaaatcttaaaaaattcttCCTGGCACCACTCCACAAGAACACCTCCCCTATTATGAATATAACACGGGCCTCAGAAGTCAAGTGTATCAAAAAGATTATATCTCAGTTTTCCAAAATCAACTGTCTCCAGCACTTCTTCATGAAACGCGTCCGTTTTCTCAGAGACCACCTCAATCAGGTCCTAGG GTGCCTGAGGACGCCCTTGGAGACCCTCTCCATCACTCACTGCCTAATTTCACAAACAGACTTGAATTCCATTTCCTGCTGTCGCAACCTTTTTAAGTTAAAACATCTGGAAATTAGAGTAGTGATGTTATATGCTTTCGATATTACACCTCTGAGAGGTCTCCTAGGAAAAGTTGCAGGCACTCTTGAGTCTCTGGACTTTCAGTGGTGTACCATGAAGGACTATCAGCTCAATGTCCTCCTACCTGCCCTCAGTCAATGCTCTCAGCTCAAACAGATCAACTTCTACAGCAATGACTTCTCCATGGCCATCCTGAAGGACCTTTTACAGCACACTGCCAACTGGAGCAAGATGAATGTGGAACAATACCCTGCCCCTCTGGAGTGCTATGATGAGTTGGGTCAAGTCTCCCGAGAAAGATTTGTCCAACTTTGTCATGAGCTCATGGATACACTGAGGGCAATAAGGCAGCCCAGGAGCATCTCTTTTTCTACAAATGTCTGCCTCAATTGTGGTAAGACCTGTGTCTATGGCCAGGGTGTAAGACTTTGTTCCTGTTTGCAGTAA